Proteins from a single region of Gossypium arboreum isolate Shixiya-1 chromosome 1, ASM2569848v2, whole genome shotgun sequence:
- the LOC108482775 gene encoding G-type lectin S-receptor-like serine/threonine-protein kinase SD1-1 isoform X2, producing the protein MERKSTEGFGRCFLLAYMLVFVLAASAATDNITPGRSIRDGEALVSSDETFELGFFSSPVNSTTRYLGIWYKVSPETVVWIANREAPLLDHFGVLNVTKEGSIILQDKKTGIIWSSNRTRTAENPVLQLLDSGNLVVKDGNDSGSANLLWQSFDYPCDTLLPGMKLGKSFITGMNWSLSSWKGLNDPAPGRFSALIEPEGFPQLVVRNGSAIFYRGGSWNGERFTGTPDLKQVESSNLFKFTFELNKNEVYYRGEPYPSLISRLVVNQSGFLRRLVRTKQSQSWIEIYFAPLDECDHYAVCGPYASCSTNNCACLDGFEPKYPTEWDHSKWSGGCVRKTELACQNSVFTKYNGLKLPDTSNSSFDASMSLKECQEKCSKNCSCIAYANSDIRNGGNGCLLWFGDLIDMRIYPDGGQDLYVRMANSTLGHLVASKNLSKNKIVAIIVIAVILVGLILGGLIFFLRWKKLRKQGGKDDMELPVFDLSTIVKATDNFSDDNKLGQGGFGPVYKGTLPEGQEIAVKRLSKSSGQGLEEFKNEVGLIAKLQHRNLVRLLGCSIPGDENMLIYEYMPNKSLDYFIFDQTKSELLDWRRRMHIIDGIARGLLYLHQDSRLRIIHRDLKASNVLLDSDMCPKISDFGMARTIWGDQTEANTNKIVGTYGYMPPEYAVDGLFSIKSDVFSFGVLVLEIVSGKKNRGFFRPEHSHNLVGHAWKLWMEEKPLQLIESNLGDCFVVSEVLRCIHVGLLCVQKRPEDRPSMSSVVLMLGSENPLSQPKQPGFFTERSLPESDSHSSTHHEPASSNGVTISLLEAR; encoded by the exons ATGGAGAGAAAATCAACTGAAGGTTTTGGAAGGTGTTTTTTGTTGGCTTATATGCTAGTATTTGTCTTGGCAGCCTCTGCTGCAACAGATAATATTACTCCAGGCCGATCTATCAGAGATGGGGAAGCTCTAGTTTCAAGTGACGAAACTTTTGAATTGGGATTCTTCAGTAGCCCAGTTAATTCAACAACACGTTACCTAGGAATATGGTACAAAGTTTCTCCTGAGACTGTCGTTTGGATAGCCAACCGCGAGGCTCCTCTTCTCGATCATTTCGGAGTTTTAAATGTCACTAAGGAAGGTAGTATTATTCTCCAGGATAAGAAAACTGGCATTATATGGTCATCCAATAGAACAAGAACTGCTGAAAATCCAGTTCTGCAGCTCTTGGACTCTGGAAATCTTGTCGTAAAAGATGGAAACGACAGCGGCTCGGCAAACTTATTATGGCAAAGCTTTGATTATCCTTGTGATACCTTACTGCCAGGGATGAAGCTTGGGAAGAGTTTCATTACAGGAATGAACTGGTCTCTATCATCTTGGAAGGGCCTCAATGATCCTGCCCCAGGCCGGTTTTCGGCCTTGATAGAACCCGAGGGGTTTCCCCAGCTAGTTGTGAGAAATGGAAGTGCAATCTTTTACAGAGGAGGGTCATGGAATGGGGAAAGGTTTACGGGGACTCCTGATCTAAAACAGGTTGAATCATCTAACCTATTCAAGTTTACATTTGAGTTGAATAAGAATGAGGTGTACTACAGAGGTGAGCCCTATCCTTCATTGATTTCAAGGTTAGTTGTGAATCAATCAGGCTTTTTGCGGCGCCTAGTGAGAACGAAACAATCGCAATCTTGGATTGAGATCTATTTTGCTCCTCTCGATGAATGCGACCATTATGCTGTATGTGGTCCATATGCTAGCTGCAGCACCAACAACTGTGCTTGTTTGGATGGATTTGAACCAAAGTACCCTACAGAGTGGGATCATTCAAAATGGTCTGGCGGATGCGTTCGAAAGACTGAATTGGCTTGTCAAAATTCTGTCTTTACGAAGTATAATGGGTTGAAATTACCTGACACATCGAATTCTTCTTTTGATGCAAGCATGAGCCTTAAGGAATGCCAAGAGAAGTGTTCAAAGAACTGCTCTTGCATCGCCTATGCAAATTCAGATATCAGAAATGGAGGTAATGGATGCTTGCTGTGGTTCGGTGACCTTATTGATATGAGAATATACCCTGACGGTGGGCAAGATCTCTACGTACGGATGGCCAATTCAACATTAG GTCACCTCGTTGCAAGCAAAAACTTGAGTAAAAACAAGATAGTAGCCATTATTGTAATCGCGGTCATATTAGTTGGACTGATTTTGGGAGGATTAATTTTCTTCTTGAGATGGAAGAAACTCAGAAAGCAAG GTGGAAAGGATGACATGGAGTTACCGGTATTTGATTTAAGCACCATTGTGAAAGCCACTGATAACTTCTCCGATGATAATAAGCTAGGACAAGGTGGTTTTGGACCTGTTTACAAg GGTACCTTGCCTGAAGGGCAAGAAATAGCAGTGAAGAGACTTTCAAAAAGTTCTGGACAAGGATTGGAAGAGTTTAAAAACGAAGTCGGATTGATTGCTAAGCTTCAGCATCGCAACCTTGTGAGGCTTCTCGGTTGTAGCATTCCAGGAGATGAAAATATGTTGATCTACGAGTACATGCCCAACAAAAGCTTGGATTACTTTATTTTCG ATCAAACAAAAAGCGAATTACTAGACTGGAGAAGGCGAATGCACATCATCGATGGGATTGCCCGAGGACTTCTTTATCTTCATCAAGACTCTAGACTAAGGATTATACATAGAGATCTCAAAGCCAGCAATGTGTTACTAGACAGTGATATGTGCCCCAAAATTTCAGACTTTGGCATGGCAAGAACAATTTGGGGTGATCAAACTGAGGCAAACACTAACAAAATCGTTGGAACTTA TGGTTATATGCCTCCTGAGTACGCTGTAGATGGACTATTTTCGATAAAATCCGATGTATTTAGCTTTGGTGTGTTAGTACTCGAGATAGTTAGCGGGAAAAAGAACAGAGGATTCTTCCGTCCAGAACACAGCCATAACCTTGTTGGGCAT GCATGGAAACTGTGGATGGAAGAGAAGCCATTGCAGCTAATTGAAAGTAACTTGGGAGATTGTTTTGTGGTATCTGAAGTTCTAAGATGCATTCATGTGGGTCTTTTGTGTGTTCAAAAACGACCAGAGGATAGACCGAGCATGTCATCCGTAGTTCTAATGTTAGGTAGTGAGAATCCATTATCTCAACCGAAACAGCCTGGGTTTTTCACCGAAAGGAGTCTGCCTGAATCGGATTCTCACTCATCAACCCACCATGAACCAGCTTCTAGCAATGGAGTTACCATTTCATTGTTAGAGGCGCGATAG
- the LOC108482775 gene encoding G-type lectin S-receptor-like serine/threonine-protein kinase SD1-1 isoform X1, producing MERKSTEGFGRCFLLAYMLVFVLAASAATDNITPGRSIRDGEALVSSDETFELGFFSSPVNSTTRYLGIWYKVSPETVVWIANREAPLLDHFGVLNVTKEGSIILQDKKTGIIWSSNRTRTAENPVLQLLDSGNLVVKDGNDSGSANLLWQSFDYPCDTLLPGMKLGKSFITGMNWSLSSWKGLNDPAPGRFSALIEPEGFPQLVVRNGSAIFYRGGSWNGERFTGTPDLKQVESSNLFKFTFELNKNEVYYRGEPYPSLISRLVVNQSGFLRRLVRTKQSQSWIEIYFAPLDECDHYAVCGPYASCSTNNCACLDGFEPKYPTEWDHSKWSGGCVRKTELACQNSVFTKYNGLKLPDTSNSSFDASMSLKECQEKCSKNCSCIAYANSDIRNGGNGCLLWFGDLIDMRIYPDGGQDLYVRMANSTLGHLVASKNLSKNKIVAIIVIAVILVGLILGGLIFFLRWKKLRKQAEGGKDDMELPVFDLSTIVKATDNFSDDNKLGQGGFGPVYKGTLPEGQEIAVKRLSKSSGQGLEEFKNEVGLIAKLQHRNLVRLLGCSIPGDENMLIYEYMPNKSLDYFIFDQTKSELLDWRRRMHIIDGIARGLLYLHQDSRLRIIHRDLKASNVLLDSDMCPKISDFGMARTIWGDQTEANTNKIVGTYGYMPPEYAVDGLFSIKSDVFSFGVLVLEIVSGKKNRGFFRPEHSHNLVGHAWKLWMEEKPLQLIESNLGDCFVVSEVLRCIHVGLLCVQKRPEDRPSMSSVVLMLGSENPLSQPKQPGFFTERSLPESDSHSSTHHEPASSNGVTISLLEAR from the exons ATGGAGAGAAAATCAACTGAAGGTTTTGGAAGGTGTTTTTTGTTGGCTTATATGCTAGTATTTGTCTTGGCAGCCTCTGCTGCAACAGATAATATTACTCCAGGCCGATCTATCAGAGATGGGGAAGCTCTAGTTTCAAGTGACGAAACTTTTGAATTGGGATTCTTCAGTAGCCCAGTTAATTCAACAACACGTTACCTAGGAATATGGTACAAAGTTTCTCCTGAGACTGTCGTTTGGATAGCCAACCGCGAGGCTCCTCTTCTCGATCATTTCGGAGTTTTAAATGTCACTAAGGAAGGTAGTATTATTCTCCAGGATAAGAAAACTGGCATTATATGGTCATCCAATAGAACAAGAACTGCTGAAAATCCAGTTCTGCAGCTCTTGGACTCTGGAAATCTTGTCGTAAAAGATGGAAACGACAGCGGCTCGGCAAACTTATTATGGCAAAGCTTTGATTATCCTTGTGATACCTTACTGCCAGGGATGAAGCTTGGGAAGAGTTTCATTACAGGAATGAACTGGTCTCTATCATCTTGGAAGGGCCTCAATGATCCTGCCCCAGGCCGGTTTTCGGCCTTGATAGAACCCGAGGGGTTTCCCCAGCTAGTTGTGAGAAATGGAAGTGCAATCTTTTACAGAGGAGGGTCATGGAATGGGGAAAGGTTTACGGGGACTCCTGATCTAAAACAGGTTGAATCATCTAACCTATTCAAGTTTACATTTGAGTTGAATAAGAATGAGGTGTACTACAGAGGTGAGCCCTATCCTTCATTGATTTCAAGGTTAGTTGTGAATCAATCAGGCTTTTTGCGGCGCCTAGTGAGAACGAAACAATCGCAATCTTGGATTGAGATCTATTTTGCTCCTCTCGATGAATGCGACCATTATGCTGTATGTGGTCCATATGCTAGCTGCAGCACCAACAACTGTGCTTGTTTGGATGGATTTGAACCAAAGTACCCTACAGAGTGGGATCATTCAAAATGGTCTGGCGGATGCGTTCGAAAGACTGAATTGGCTTGTCAAAATTCTGTCTTTACGAAGTATAATGGGTTGAAATTACCTGACACATCGAATTCTTCTTTTGATGCAAGCATGAGCCTTAAGGAATGCCAAGAGAAGTGTTCAAAGAACTGCTCTTGCATCGCCTATGCAAATTCAGATATCAGAAATGGAGGTAATGGATGCTTGCTGTGGTTCGGTGACCTTATTGATATGAGAATATACCCTGACGGTGGGCAAGATCTCTACGTACGGATGGCCAATTCAACATTAG GTCACCTCGTTGCAAGCAAAAACTTGAGTAAAAACAAGATAGTAGCCATTATTGTAATCGCGGTCATATTAGTTGGACTGATTTTGGGAGGATTAATTTTCTTCTTGAGATGGAAGAAACTCAGAAAGCAAG CTGAAGGTGGAAAGGATGACATGGAGTTACCGGTATTTGATTTAAGCACCATTGTGAAAGCCACTGATAACTTCTCCGATGATAATAAGCTAGGACAAGGTGGTTTTGGACCTGTTTACAAg GGTACCTTGCCTGAAGGGCAAGAAATAGCAGTGAAGAGACTTTCAAAAAGTTCTGGACAAGGATTGGAAGAGTTTAAAAACGAAGTCGGATTGATTGCTAAGCTTCAGCATCGCAACCTTGTGAGGCTTCTCGGTTGTAGCATTCCAGGAGATGAAAATATGTTGATCTACGAGTACATGCCCAACAAAAGCTTGGATTACTTTATTTTCG ATCAAACAAAAAGCGAATTACTAGACTGGAGAAGGCGAATGCACATCATCGATGGGATTGCCCGAGGACTTCTTTATCTTCATCAAGACTCTAGACTAAGGATTATACATAGAGATCTCAAAGCCAGCAATGTGTTACTAGACAGTGATATGTGCCCCAAAATTTCAGACTTTGGCATGGCAAGAACAATTTGGGGTGATCAAACTGAGGCAAACACTAACAAAATCGTTGGAACTTA TGGTTATATGCCTCCTGAGTACGCTGTAGATGGACTATTTTCGATAAAATCCGATGTATTTAGCTTTGGTGTGTTAGTACTCGAGATAGTTAGCGGGAAAAAGAACAGAGGATTCTTCCGTCCAGAACACAGCCATAACCTTGTTGGGCAT GCATGGAAACTGTGGATGGAAGAGAAGCCATTGCAGCTAATTGAAAGTAACTTGGGAGATTGTTTTGTGGTATCTGAAGTTCTAAGATGCATTCATGTGGGTCTTTTGTGTGTTCAAAAACGACCAGAGGATAGACCGAGCATGTCATCCGTAGTTCTAATGTTAGGTAGTGAGAATCCATTATCTCAACCGAAACAGCCTGGGTTTTTCACCGAAAGGAGTCTGCCTGAATCGGATTCTCACTCATCAACCCACCATGAACCAGCTTCTAGCAATGGAGTTACCATTTCATTGTTAGAGGCGCGATAG